In Paractinoplanes brasiliensis, the following proteins share a genomic window:
- a CDS encoding ArsA family ATPase — MGEHVNRWPARLHVVTGKGGTGKTSVAAALALGLAAGGRRTLLVEVEGRQGIAQLFETEPLPYKELRIAKVAGGGEVRALAVDPEEALLEYLDMFYHLGAAGRALRKVGAIDFATTIAPGLRDVLLTGKVKEATTRSSDGRRAYDAVILDAPPTGRIGRFLNVTAETAKLAKMGPIKTQSEGVASLLRSPITSVHVVTLLEEMPVQETLDAIAELDTLGIPVGRIVLNATRPALATAGKVTKAELKRGLAEAGLPTDAGTVNGLATEVKAHQTRQELEESLRTELAEAGRPLVELPLLSRGVDQDGLDELAAALMRA; from the coding sequence ATGGGTGAGCACGTCAACAGATGGCCGGCGCGGCTGCATGTGGTGACCGGCAAGGGCGGCACCGGCAAGACCAGCGTCGCCGCGGCCCTGGCCCTGGGACTGGCCGCTGGGGGCCGGCGCACGCTGCTGGTCGAGGTCGAGGGGCGGCAGGGCATCGCCCAGCTCTTCGAGACCGAGCCGCTGCCCTACAAAGAGCTGCGGATCGCCAAGGTGGCCGGGGGTGGCGAGGTGCGCGCGCTCGCTGTCGACCCGGAGGAGGCCCTGCTCGAATACCTCGACATGTTCTATCACCTGGGCGCGGCGGGCCGGGCCCTGCGCAAGGTGGGCGCCATCGACTTCGCCACCACGATCGCCCCGGGGCTGCGGGACGTGCTGCTCACCGGCAAGGTCAAGGAGGCAACGACCCGCTCGTCGGACGGGCGCCGGGCGTACGACGCGGTGATCCTCGACGCCCCGCCGACCGGTCGGATCGGCCGGTTCCTCAACGTGACGGCCGAGACCGCGAAGCTGGCCAAGATGGGGCCGATCAAGACCCAGAGCGAGGGGGTCGCATCGCTGCTGCGTTCGCCGATCACCTCGGTGCACGTGGTCACGCTGCTCGAGGAGATGCCCGTACAGGAGACCCTGGACGCCATCGCCGAGCTCGACACCCTCGGGATCCCGGTCGGCCGGATCGTGCTCAACGCCACCCGCCCGGCCCTCGCCACGGCCGGCAAGGTGACGAAGGCCGAGCTCAAGCGGGGCCTGGCCGAGGCCGGGCTGCCCACCGACGCGGGCACCGTCAACGGGCTGGCCACCGAGGTGAAGGCCCACCAGACCCGGCAGGAACTGGAGGAGTCGCTGCGCACCGAGCTCGCCGAGGCGGGCCGCCCCCTGGTCGAGCTGCCGTTGCTGTCCCGCGGCGTCGACCAGGACGGGTTGGACGAGCTGGCGGCGGCTCTCATGCGTGCGTGA
- a CDS encoding transglycosylase domain-containing protein, with amino-acid sequence MRRRDHNIFANATSLLICGLLAGVVVAAAAFPAAAMSGLAAKAGGETFAQLPSELKDFSSPQITRIYASDNKTQISQFYDEFRSDVPLKDISKPMRDAMVAAEDREFYNHNGVDLKGVARAFVNNSGKSESKQGASTITMQYVRMSLAYSATNPQEVVDATKDTPKRKITEMKYALQVEKELSKDQILERYLNIAPFGNQAYGVFAASQVYFNKKPKDLTAGQAAMLAGMVKAPTSFNPTTKGGYEQIKQRRDNYIIPAMVEMGSLTAAQADKAKKEAIPRQVKPVGNGCVSVANNNWGFFCDYFYRWWMSQEAFGATPYDRERRLKSGGYRITTTMDLGAQADARKRIGDKISDKNKNALLLAATEPGTGKVRLLAANRKYKLPDPAHPNPLSSDKKKAKAGVRATYPNTTNPLLSGGGDISGYQAGSVFKIFTIIAALEKGYPLAYPIRAEKRYKSGYIISRSNDSACPGTHFWCPSNSGGGGEGLYDMHSAFAKSINTYFVPLEEKVGAENVVAVAKRFGVQFRVKQDADFANDPVAANQWGAFTLGVSASTPLDMANAYATLAGDGMYCEPTPIERITTQDGDKLDVGKPRCIRATSKDVARAALDAARCPVGDSAQMGRCGGATARATKATVKHPVFGKTGTTDADKTAALIAGTTSLVVAGYLVNPDWPDHRDRMSHDIVNPAVYQTLADFMKGKPKEQFKEPENRKIAYGDQKSIPNVTCDSIDDARSRIEGAGFEVSIGSAIESDCPAGTAAGTDPDGRTIKGGFVSIRPSKGKTQPPTGPGGPGQPSGPPKPPGR; translated from the coding sequence ATGCGCCGTCGCGATCACAACATCTTCGCGAACGCGACCTCGTTGCTGATCTGCGGTTTACTCGCCGGCGTCGTCGTCGCGGCCGCTGCTTTTCCCGCCGCTGCCATGTCGGGCCTGGCCGCCAAGGCCGGCGGCGAGACCTTCGCGCAGCTGCCCAGTGAGCTCAAGGACTTCAGTTCCCCGCAGATCACCCGGATCTACGCGTCGGACAACAAGACGCAGATCTCGCAGTTCTACGACGAGTTCCGCAGCGACGTGCCGCTCAAGGACATCTCCAAGCCGATGCGTGACGCCATGGTCGCCGCCGAGGACAGGGAGTTCTACAACCACAACGGCGTCGACCTCAAGGGCGTTGCGCGCGCCTTCGTGAACAACAGCGGCAAGTCCGAGTCCAAGCAGGGCGCCTCGACCATCACCATGCAGTACGTGCGGATGTCGCTGGCCTACTCGGCGACGAACCCGCAAGAGGTGGTCGACGCCACCAAGGACACGCCGAAGCGCAAGATCACCGAGATGAAGTACGCGCTGCAGGTCGAGAAGGAGCTCAGCAAGGACCAGATCCTGGAGCGCTACCTCAACATCGCGCCGTTCGGCAACCAGGCGTACGGGGTCTTCGCGGCCAGCCAGGTCTACTTCAACAAAAAGCCCAAGGACCTGACGGCCGGCCAGGCCGCGATGCTCGCCGGCATGGTCAAGGCGCCGACCAGCTTCAACCCGACCACCAAGGGCGGGTACGAGCAGATCAAGCAGCGCCGCGACAACTACATCATCCCGGCCATGGTCGAGATGGGCTCGCTCACCGCGGCGCAGGCCGACAAGGCCAAGAAGGAAGCGATCCCGCGCCAGGTCAAGCCGGTCGGCAACGGCTGCGTCTCGGTGGCCAACAACAACTGGGGCTTCTTCTGTGACTACTTCTACCGCTGGTGGATGAGCCAGGAGGCGTTCGGCGCGACCCCGTACGACCGGGAGCGCCGCCTCAAGAGTGGTGGTTACCGCATCACCACCACGATGGACCTCGGGGCCCAGGCCGACGCGCGTAAGCGGATCGGCGACAAGATCTCCGACAAGAACAAGAACGCGCTGCTGCTGGCCGCGACCGAGCCCGGCACCGGCAAGGTGCGCCTGCTCGCCGCCAACCGCAAGTACAAGCTGCCCGACCCGGCCCACCCGAACCCGCTGTCGTCGGACAAGAAGAAGGCCAAGGCGGGTGTCCGCGCTACCTACCCGAACACCACCAACCCGCTGCTCAGCGGTGGCGGTGACATCAGCGGCTACCAGGCCGGCTCGGTGTTCAAGATCTTCACGATCATCGCGGCACTCGAGAAGGGCTACCCGCTGGCGTACCCGATCAGGGCCGAGAAACGGTACAAGTCGGGTTACATCATCAGCCGCAGCAACGATTCGGCCTGCCCGGGCACGCACTTCTGGTGCCCCAGCAACTCCGGCGGTGGCGGCGAGGGCCTCTACGACATGCACTCGGCCTTCGCAAAGTCGATCAACACGTACTTCGTGCCGTTGGAGGAGAAGGTCGGCGCCGAGAACGTGGTGGCCGTGGCCAAGCGGTTCGGCGTGCAGTTCCGGGTCAAGCAGGACGCCGACTTCGCCAACGACCCGGTGGCGGCCAACCAATGGGGCGCGTTCACCCTCGGCGTGAGCGCCTCGACGCCGCTCGACATGGCCAACGCGTACGCGACGCTGGCCGGTGACGGCATGTACTGCGAGCCCACCCCGATCGAGCGGATCACCACGCAGGACGGCGACAAGCTCGACGTCGGCAAGCCGCGGTGCATCCGGGCGACCAGCAAGGACGTGGCCCGCGCGGCCCTCGACGCGGCCCGCTGCCCGGTCGGCGACTCGGCTCAGATGGGCCGCTGCGGCGGCGCCACGGCGCGGGCGACCAAGGCGACGGTCAAGCACCCGGTGTTCGGCAAGACCGGCACGACCGACGCCGACAAGACGGCCGCGCTGATCGCCGGCACCACGTCGCTGGTGGTGGCGGGTTACCTGGTCAACCCCGACTGGCCCGACCACCGCGACCGCATGTCGCACGACATCGTGAACCCGGCGGTCTACCAGACGCTCGCCGACTTCATGAAGGGCAAGCCGAAGGAGCAGTTCAAGGAGCCCGAAAACCGCAAGATCGCGTACGGTGACCAGAAGTCGATCCCGAACGTGACCTGCGACTCGATCGACGACGCCCGCAGCCGGATCGAGGGCGCCGGGTTCGAGGTCTCGATCGGCAGCGCGATCGAATCGGACTGCCCGGCCGGCACCGCCGCCGGCACCGACCCCGACGGCCGCACGATCAAGGGCGGCTTCGTCAGCATCCGCCCGAGCAAGGGCAAGACGCAGCCGCCAACCGGTCCGGGCGGCCCGGGTCAGCCTTCCGGACCGCCGAAACCGCCGGGCCGCTGA
- a CDS encoding FIST signal transduction protein → MQSNPHRWFGVGQSVAPRSRKAGAEAAAEAIGGREALAVFVFASVAHDLPELLEGVRLEAGPDAEIVGATTMGELGSAGVTDGGVAIAALGGDGFTVQTRVTPINRSNPRAAGAAAAEALRGLDDENKVLILLADGLTGQPHEIVRGAYSAIGASVPMVGGFAGDDRKFTKTYQIHGNDVLSGSVVGLALGSDGPLGIGVAHGWRRTEPPMLVTKASGPHIYQLDGEPALDVLLRRNNFNGTAEEFFSRGYSLQPLGLDRRSGEDIRVIHSGDDEARSVWGTADVPQGALVWLMEGDRQSLIDGAAWSCTEAMARLEGLPPLGVLAFDCGGRRAGLIKGGLEQEMHAMHTSLSDAPYAGFYTHGEIARVRGALGLHHLTLVTLALA, encoded by the coding sequence ATGCAGAGCAACCCGCACCGGTGGTTCGGCGTGGGCCAGAGCGTCGCGCCCCGCTCCCGGAAGGCGGGGGCCGAGGCGGCAGCGGAAGCGATCGGCGGGCGGGAGGCCCTGGCCGTCTTCGTCTTCGCCTCGGTCGCCCACGACCTGCCGGAGCTGCTCGAGGGCGTACGGCTCGAGGCCGGCCCCGATGCCGAGATCGTCGGCGCCACCACCATGGGTGAGCTCGGCAGCGCGGGCGTGACGGACGGCGGGGTGGCGATCGCGGCGTTGGGCGGCGACGGCTTCACCGTGCAGACCCGGGTCACGCCGATCAACCGCTCGAACCCGCGGGCGGCGGGGGCGGCCGCGGCCGAGGCGCTGCGCGGGCTCGACGACGAGAACAAGGTGCTGATTCTGCTCGCCGACGGGTTGACCGGGCAGCCGCACGAGATCGTCCGCGGTGCCTACTCGGCGATCGGAGCGAGCGTGCCCATGGTCGGCGGGTTCGCCGGGGACGACCGGAAGTTCACGAAGACGTACCAGATCCACGGCAACGACGTGCTCAGCGGTTCCGTCGTCGGGCTCGCGCTCGGCTCGGACGGCCCGCTCGGCATCGGGGTTGCGCACGGCTGGCGGCGTACGGAACCGCCGATGCTCGTCACCAAGGCCAGCGGTCCGCACATCTACCAGCTCGACGGTGAGCCGGCCCTGGACGTGCTGCTGCGCCGCAACAACTTCAACGGCACGGCCGAGGAGTTCTTCAGCCGGGGTTACAGCCTGCAGCCGCTCGGCCTGGACCGGCGCAGCGGCGAGGACATCCGCGTGATCCACTCCGGCGACGACGAGGCCCGCTCGGTCTGGGGCACCGCCGACGTGCCGCAGGGCGCGCTGGTCTGGCTCATGGAGGGTGACCGCCAGTCCCTGATCGACGGCGCCGCCTGGTCGTGCACCGAGGCCATGGCCCGGCTCGAGGGCCTGCCGCCGCTCGGGGTGCTCGCCTTCGACTGCGGCGGCCGTCGAGCCGGGCTGATCAAGGGTGGCCTGGAACAGGAGATGCACGCCATGCACACGTCCCTGAGCGACGCCCCGTACGCCGGCTTCTACACCCACGGCGAGATCGCCCGGGTGCGGGGTGCGCTCGGCCTGCACCACCTGACCCTCGTCACGCTGGCCCTGGCCTGA
- a CDS encoding GatB/YqeY domain-containing protein, which produces MGTLKDRLNDDLHAAMKGRDELTTATLRMALAAVRNAEVAGAEARELSDDEVLAVLSKESKKRREAATAFADAGRAEQAAKERSEGEVIERYLPTQLTDDEIAELVRGALAAGGFTGKGQMGPAMKAAQAAVAGRAEGGRVAAEVRKQLG; this is translated from the coding sequence ATGGGAACGCTGAAAGACCGCCTGAACGATGACCTGCACGCCGCGATGAAGGGCCGCGACGAGCTCACCACGGCGACGCTGCGGATGGCGCTGGCCGCTGTGCGTAACGCCGAGGTGGCCGGCGCCGAGGCGCGTGAGCTCTCCGACGACGAGGTGCTGGCCGTGTTGAGCAAGGAGTCGAAGAAGCGGCGCGAGGCGGCCACGGCGTTCGCCGACGCGGGGCGGGCCGAGCAGGCCGCCAAGGAGCGCTCCGAGGGCGAGGTCATCGAGCGTTACCTGCCCACGCAGCTGACCGACGACGAGATCGCCGAGCTGGTTCGGGGTGCGCTGGCCGCGGGTGGTTTCACCGGCAAGGGGCAGATGGGTCCGGCCATGAAGGCGGCGCAGGCCGCGGTGGCCGGCCGGGCCGAGGGTGGCCGGGTCGCGGCCGAGGTGCGCAAACAGCTCGGCTGA
- a CDS encoding DUF4190 domain-containing protein produces the protein MTCVNCGSAAIGPNGWCGACGQPVAAPAPPAWPPLQPSQWTQPSTPQQPSWSSPNATWKASEPSVEHARFIDPTGEPYAVSEPWETDQPAVAVAGPASQATWQSGNPPWPQTDERPPTWATEATSTFHVPDRPDVDATVVNGFPASQPPPLPPYGSQPPPYMVSAPSPYAVAKRPGNLFSIAAFVLAAVSVLAFPIFAGPLALILGVVGLYRREGLAKLAIVLGVVGPVAGIALAMLLFGE, from the coding sequence ATGACCTGCGTGAACTGTGGCTCGGCCGCGATCGGGCCCAACGGCTGGTGCGGCGCTTGCGGCCAACCGGTGGCCGCACCCGCGCCGCCCGCCTGGCCGCCTCTGCAGCCGAGCCAGTGGACGCAGCCCAGCACGCCGCAGCAGCCCTCCTGGTCGTCGCCCAACGCCACGTGGAAGGCGAGTGAGCCGTCGGTCGAGCATGCCCGTTTCATCGACCCCACAGGCGAGCCGTACGCGGTGAGCGAGCCCTGGGAAACCGATCAGCCCGCCGTGGCCGTTGCCGGGCCGGCGTCCCAGGCAACCTGGCAGTCAGGCAATCCTCCGTGGCCGCAGACGGATGAGCGGCCGCCGACCTGGGCCACCGAAGCGACCTCGACCTTCCACGTTCCGGATCGGCCCGACGTCGACGCGACGGTCGTCAACGGCTTCCCCGCCAGTCAACCGCCGCCACTCCCCCCGTACGGCTCGCAACCGCCCCCGTACATGGTCAGTGCCCCATCCCCGTACGCGGTGGCGAAGCGACCCGGCAATCTGTTCAGCATCGCCGCGTTCGTGCTGGCCGCCGTCTCGGTCCTGGCTTTCCCGATCTTCGCGGGCCCGCTCGCGCTGATCCTGGGAGTCGTCGGCCTGTATCGCAGGGAGGGCCTGGCCAAGCTCGCAATCGTCCTCGGCGTCGTCGGCCCCGTCGCCGGCATCGCGCTGGCCATGCTCCTTTTCGGCGAATGA
- a CDS encoding putative bifunctional diguanylate cyclase/phosphodiesterase: protein MPSWSSQLLTEYFTAVNAAADETTAIAGAVERATEMVEAEVGAVVREGRVVGAYGFGQVVPEAQLYEVAAGQPMLDVPYVGELHAATNPLGSETGDALIVARLSEPFDPAERQLLQGMGQVLGLALRSIRVLTAERQLRAEKERQATTAQSRQRLVESLLTIQRAISARRPLPEILDAVTGGAAGLLSGATVMLLLAEGGPDRRLTIASTCGNDIAPPESLARAAMAGGAVLVRPDGAGWMIAAPVRVTGEMAGSLVAQLHGIGGEPTEQRDQLDAFAQQVSLALTDARTVEAVREAHHDPITGLPNRALFLKILNRVLASRVTAADPTSVLFIDLDRFKTVNDSLGHDAGDQLLALVARRLRGCVRASDTTARLGGDEFAVLLHDSPGDAAEAVGERIVAAMKEAFRVAGRDIFIGASVGIAISRESEQMPEELLHNADLAMYRAKKNGPNGVLVYEPYMHAEALDRLSLRGDLQRALREDGFRLQYQPLIRLADGVPAGVEALIRWQSPARGFVSPVDFIPIAEEFGLIVDIGQWVLENSAIQVAKWRRDFGDLGLNVNVSGHQLVNPRFADDVMRALAIAGLPSSAVTLELTESVLMTEPDLGMAALHQLRGLGVQLSIDDFGTGYSSLAYLRELPVDELKIDRAFIARAELTAEDLALVRTIVELAQILGLRVVAEGIENAAQLAALRGLGCGYGQGYHLCRPVDPEVVPDQLARAQAGSPVGVLDHRSTA, encoded by the coding sequence ATGCCGTCCTGGTCCTCGCAACTGCTCACCGAGTACTTCACCGCGGTGAACGCGGCCGCCGACGAGACCACGGCGATCGCGGGAGCGGTGGAACGGGCCACCGAGATGGTCGAGGCCGAGGTGGGGGCGGTGGTGCGGGAGGGCCGGGTCGTGGGCGCGTACGGCTTCGGACAGGTGGTGCCCGAGGCCCAGCTGTACGAGGTCGCGGCGGGACAGCCGATGCTCGACGTCCCGTACGTGGGGGAGTTGCACGCCGCCACCAACCCGCTCGGCTCCGAGACCGGGGACGCGCTGATCGTCGCCCGGTTGTCCGAGCCGTTCGATCCGGCCGAACGCCAGTTGCTGCAGGGCATGGGACAGGTGCTCGGCCTGGCGCTGCGCAGCATTCGCGTGCTGACCGCGGAACGGCAGCTGCGGGCCGAGAAGGAGCGGCAGGCGACCACGGCACAGAGCCGGCAACGGCTGGTCGAGTCGCTGCTGACGATCCAGCGGGCGATCTCGGCCCGGCGGCCACTGCCCGAGATCCTGGACGCGGTGACCGGCGGCGCGGCCGGGCTGCTGAGCGGGGCCACGGTCATGCTGCTGCTGGCCGAGGGCGGCCCGGACCGCCGGCTGACGATCGCCTCGACGTGCGGCAACGACATCGCGCCGCCGGAAAGCCTGGCCCGCGCGGCGATGGCGGGCGGCGCGGTCCTCGTACGGCCCGACGGCGCCGGCTGGATGATCGCCGCGCCGGTCCGGGTCACCGGCGAGATGGCCGGCAGCCTCGTCGCGCAGCTGCACGGGATCGGCGGTGAGCCGACCGAACAGCGTGATCAACTGGACGCGTTCGCCCAGCAGGTGAGCCTGGCCCTGACCGACGCGCGCACGGTCGAGGCGGTGCGTGAGGCCCACCACGACCCCATCACCGGCCTGCCCAACCGCGCGCTCTTCCTCAAGATCCTGAACCGGGTGCTGGCCTCCCGGGTCACCGCGGCCGACCCGACCAGCGTCCTCTTCATCGACCTGGACCGGTTCAAGACGGTCAACGACAGCCTCGGCCACGACGCCGGCGACCAGTTGCTGGCGCTGGTGGCCCGGCGACTGCGTGGATGCGTACGCGCCAGCGACACCACGGCCCGGCTCGGCGGCGACGAGTTCGCGGTGCTGCTGCACGACTCGCCGGGCGACGCGGCCGAGGCTGTCGGCGAGCGCATCGTCGCGGCCATGAAGGAGGCGTTCCGGGTGGCCGGGCGCGACATCTTCATCGGCGCCAGCGTGGGCATCGCGATCTCGCGCGAGTCCGAGCAGATGCCCGAGGAGCTGCTGCACAACGCGGACCTGGCGATGTACCGGGCCAAGAAGAACGGTCCGAACGGGGTGCTGGTGTATGAGCCGTACATGCACGCCGAGGCGCTCGACCGGCTCAGCCTGCGCGGCGACCTGCAGCGGGCTCTGCGCGAGGACGGGTTCCGCCTGCAGTACCAGCCGCTGATCCGGCTCGCCGACGGTGTCCCGGCCGGGGTCGAGGCCCTGATCCGCTGGCAGAGCCCGGCCCGAGGGTTCGTCTCGCCGGTCGACTTCATCCCGATCGCGGAGGAGTTCGGGCTGATCGTCGACATCGGCCAGTGGGTGCTCGAGAACAGCGCGATCCAGGTGGCGAAGTGGCGGCGGGACTTCGGGGACCTGGGGCTCAACGTCAACGTCTCCGGCCACCAGCTCGTCAATCCGAGGTTCGCCGACGACGTGATGCGGGCGCTGGCCATCGCCGGGCTGCCGTCGAGCGCGGTGACCCTCGAACTGACCGAGTCGGTGCTGATGACCGAACCCGACCTGGGCATGGCGGCGCTGCACCAGCTGCGGGGGCTCGGCGTACAGCTCTCGATCGACGACTTCGGCACCGGGTATTCCTCGCTGGCCTACCTGCGCGAGCTGCCCGTGGACGAGCTGAAGATCGACCGGGCGTTCATCGCGCGGGCCGAGCTGACCGCGGAGGACCTCGCCCTGGTCCGGACGATCGTCGAGCTCGCACAAATCCTGGGGCTGCGTGTGGTGGCAGAGGGCATCGAGAACGCGGCTCAGCTCGCGGCGTTGCGGGGGCTCGGGTGCGGCTACGGGCAGGGTTACCACCTGTGCCGGCCGGTCGATCCGGAAGTTGTGCCCGATCAGTTGGCCCGGGCGCAAGCCGGGTCACCCGTTGGCGTACTTGATCACCGCTCTACCGCATGA
- the pyrE gene encoding orotate phosphoribosyltransferase has product MTDSDLARQVRAVSRLTGEFTLRSGRIANEYFDKYQFEADPELLDRLAEQMAVLIPEGTEVLAGLEMGGIAVVTALARHAKLPTAFVRKQAKQYGTARLAEGAEVAGRRVLVVEDVVTSGGQVVISTGDLRRLGAHVDHALCVIDRQEGGAQALSAEGITLRALLTRADLDAAA; this is encoded by the coding sequence GTGACTGATTCAGACCTTGCGCGGCAGGTACGCGCCGTGAGCCGGTTGACCGGTGAGTTCACCCTCCGCTCGGGCCGTATCGCCAACGAGTACTTCGACAAGTATCAGTTCGAGGCCGACCCGGAACTGCTCGACCGGCTGGCCGAGCAGATGGCCGTGTTGATCCCGGAGGGCACCGAGGTGCTGGCCGGTCTCGAGATGGGCGGCATCGCGGTGGTGACAGCCCTGGCCCGGCACGCCAAGCTGCCCACGGCCTTCGTCCGGAAGCAGGCCAAGCAGTACGGCACGGCCCGGCTGGCCGAGGGGGCCGAGGTCGCGGGCCGGCGGGTGCTGGTCGTCGAGGACGTGGTGACCTCCGGCGGGCAGGTGGTCATCTCGACCGGCGACCTGCGCAGGCTCGGCGCGCACGTCGACCACGCGCTGTGCGTGATCGACCGTCAGGAAGGCGGCGCGCAGGCGCTGTCGGCCGAGGGCATCACGCTGCGCGCCCTGCTGACCCGCGCCGACCTTGACGCGGCGGCCTGA
- a CDS encoding WhiB family transcriptional regulator: MGMISDWPSMAACQSGDPDALFVQGAEQNVAKRICRSCPVRYECLADALDNRIEFGVWGGMTERERRALLRRHPHVASWRKMFEAAMREKGADKVLVPTR; the protein is encoded by the coding sequence ATGGGGATGATCAGCGATTGGCCCAGCATGGCGGCGTGTCAGAGTGGCGACCCTGACGCGCTCTTCGTGCAGGGCGCCGAGCAGAACGTGGCGAAGAGGATCTGCCGCAGCTGCCCGGTTCGCTACGAGTGCCTCGCCGATGCCCTGGACAACCGGATCGAGTTCGGCGTCTGGGGAGGCATGACGGAACGGGAGCGGCGCGCACTGCTCCGCCGCCACCCGCACGTGGCGAGCTGGCGAAAGATGTTCGAGGCGGCCATGCGGGAGAAGGGCGCCGACAAGGTGCTCGTCCCCACCCGCTAG
- a CDS encoding ArsA family ATPase, with protein MTGERLDVDGLLADPATRIVVCCGAGGVGKTTTAAAVGLRAAEVHGRRTVVLTIDPARRLAQSMGLSELDNTPRQVKGIDGDNGGELHAMMLDMKRTFDEVVQQHTTPQRASEIFANPFYQAMSSTFAGTQEYMAMEKLGQLRATDEWDLIVVDTPPSRSALDFLDAPARLSRFLDGRMLRMLLAPARSGGRSMFSLVTASFGLFSRTVQKILGAQLLTDLSGFVAALDSMFGGFRQRADQTYRILQDPQTAFLLVAAPERDAVREAAYFAERLVAERMPLAGLVLNRMHRTEAPGLTAEQSEAAAEALTAAGDSPLTADALRIHAALVRQTEREQRVAATFTDAFPSVPTVSVTAQPADVHDVDGLRTIGSLLA; from the coding sequence GTGACCGGGGAACGACTCGACGTCGACGGTCTGCTCGCCGACCCCGCCACCCGGATAGTCGTGTGCTGCGGCGCCGGCGGGGTGGGCAAGACGACGACCGCGGCCGCGGTGGGGTTGCGCGCGGCCGAGGTGCACGGGCGGCGCACCGTGGTGCTCACGATCGACCCGGCGCGCCGGCTGGCCCAGTCCATGGGCCTCAGCGAGCTCGACAACACCCCGCGCCAGGTCAAGGGCATCGACGGCGACAACGGCGGCGAGCTGCACGCCATGATGCTCGACATGAAGCGCACGTTCGACGAGGTCGTGCAGCAGCACACCACGCCGCAGCGGGCCTCCGAGATCTTCGCGAACCCCTTCTATCAGGCCATGAGCTCCACGTTCGCCGGCACGCAGGAATACATGGCGATGGAGAAGCTGGGTCAGCTGCGGGCCACCGACGAGTGGGACCTGATTGTGGTCGACACCCCGCCGTCGCGGTCCGCGCTCGACTTCCTGGACGCGCCGGCCCGGCTGTCCCGCTTCCTCGACGGCCGGATGCTGCGGATGCTGCTGGCGCCCGCGCGCTCCGGCGGCCGCAGCATGTTCAGCCTGGTCACCGCGTCCTTCGGGCTTTTCTCGCGGACGGTGCAAAAGATCTTGGGTGCCCAGCTGCTGACCGACCTGTCCGGTTTCGTGGCGGCGCTCGACTCGATGTTCGGCGGCTTCCGGCAGCGCGCCGACCAGACGTATCGGATCCTGCAGGACCCGCAGACCGCGTTCCTGCTGGTGGCGGCCCCGGAAAGGGACGCCGTACGCGAGGCCGCCTATTTCGCTGAGCGTCTGGTCGCCGAACGGATGCCGCTGGCCGGGCTGGTGCTCAACCGGATGCATCGCACCGAGGCCCCCGGCCTGACAGCCGAGCAGAGTGAGGCCGCTGCCGAGGCGTTGACCGCCGCCGGTGATTCGCCGCTGACCGCCGACGCGCTGCGTATCCACGCCGCCCTGGTCCGCCAGACCGAGCGTGAGCAGCGGGTCGCCGCCACGTTCACCGATGCCTTCCCGTCCGTGCCGACGGTCTCGGTCACGGCGCAGCCCGCCGACGTTCACGACGTCGACGGGCTGCGGACGATCGGCTCGCTCCTGGCGTGA